The Orcinus orca chromosome 12, mOrcOrc1.1, whole genome shotgun sequence genome includes the window ctactattaaaaaataagattacagAACTTGGAtaaaccatttcttttcattcttgatgTACTTGGTCCAAAAAATCATTAGCAACCACAACTGTTATTTAGTCCATCAGCTGCAAATATTTTGTGTTCCTCTTATGCTAGCATCCCTGTGGTAGACATAAGGAGGAGTGCATGTGAGCCCTGTCCCAACCATCTGGTTAGGGAGAACAGAGTAGTACACCGGAACATGCAAGAGTTAATTAACAACATGAGACAGAACGTCCAaggcagtaaatttttttttttttttttttttttttttttgctgtacacgggcctctcactgttgtggcctctcccgttgcagagcacaggctccggaaacgcaggctcagcggccatggctcacgggcccagccgctccgcagcacgtgggatcctcccggaccagggcacgaagccgcgtcccctgcataggcaggcggactctcaaccactgcgccaccagggaagcccccaaggcaGTAAatttaagtgctaaataaatggcATGAACAAAAAGTGCTTGGGGTTTTTAAAATACCAGGTTAACCTGGTATTTATTTCGCATCTAGAATGATTTAGGAACTCCATTAAACATAAAAAGGATGAAGCGGGTAGTTTGCTTTGAGTTTTTGAAATAGGTATTTATTTAGTTAGGTTCAACTTTAGGAATCCCTGGTTTCCAAGAATGTGAGGCAGTCAGCTAGAATTTGGCCTGCTTGGGCCCTGGAAGCTCTGGAGGTATTTGATCATTCGATGGTCTCCTCAGTTTTGTTTCTGAGTTCCTGTCCATCACTTCTGTAAGGGGTTGAGCAGGAAACTGCTATGGCTCACTTCATGGTCTCTCGTTCTCCCCAGGCTAAAAGGAAGTGGGGGTCTGATACTCACCCGAAGAATAGAAGACCTGTGGGAGCTTCACCCGTCCTTCGACATTGTGGTCAACTGTTCAGGCCTTGGAAGCAGGCAGCTTGCAGGAGACCCAAAGATTTTCCCAGTGAGGGGTCAAGTGCTCAAAGTGCAGGCTCCCTGGGTGAAGCATTTTATCCGAGATGGGAGTGGGCTGACATACATTTACCCAGGTATATCCAATGTAACCCTGGGTGGAACTAGGCAAAAAGGAGACTGGAATCTGTCCCCAGATGCAGAAATTAGCAAAGGGATTCTTTCCCGATGCTGTGCCCTCGAGCCCTCTCTCCATGGAGCCTGTGACATAAGGGAGAAGGTGGGCTTGAGGCCCACCAGGCCAGGTGTGCGGCTGGAGAAAGAGCTCTTAGCCCAGGGCAGCTGGAGGCTGCCTGTGGTCCATCACTACGGCCACGGTAGTGGGGGCATAGCCATGCACTGGGGCACTGCTCTGGAGGCCGCCAGGCTGGTGAGCGAGTGTGCCCAAGCCCTCAGGACCCCTGCTCCCAAATCAAAGCTGTAGGCATGAAGTGACAGCAAATGGCCACAGAAACtattaatcaaaatataatttaagtaCCAGAAGAGATTCAAATAACTTTTCCATTGAATGAAAGTTTAATTGGACATGGCTTTGctttcaaaattagaaatgatgcAATATGTATCAGTAGACTTAAGATTAGTACTAATCTAACTTAGTACTAGACTTAAGTCTAGTACTAATGACATAGGGCATAAAGctctatttttgttaaaaaaaacttgCTATAAAGTAAGATTTCATTTAGATCTCGTGTCCAAGGATCTATGCCGATTCACATGGTTGCAGGGATTTTTTTTGGCTCATAAATCCAGAGGAGGAGATAATGTATGGAAAACACTTAACTCACTGTTGGTTGCAGAGCTGCCCATGACGCTTATAGGTTGCAGTCAAGTGAACACCATAATCCTTTAAAATTACACAGTGATATACAATTCAGGCTTATTCCATTTAGTGGAAGACAAAGCATGATTCCTGCTAGTGCTAGTGGCAACCTCTACTTCCTCTCAGCTGGTACTGATGGTAGAACATAGGGATGATGTTGCCTACAGATGTGGCATTAACTCAATTGCGGTCTGGGGTCAATCACCTGAGGGGTGTACTTTCCACTACCACAAATGATTGAGAGCTGGTTTGTTGGATGGTTGACTTTGCCTGAGCATTTTTGAAGATTGAATAGTATGTGCAGCCAAAGGGCTAATTTGCTAATTAAAATGGAACAATCactctgaataaaatataaacaaagagtTTTCTGCAAGTTGTTAAAAGGTACTGGGGAGGAGTGGAAATGTATCTCatgataaaatgagtttgggaattgCTGAATTAATAAATCTAATCTGGATTCTTGACTTGGTCTTTAATCTGTTCATGTGTATTGTGAATTCTTAGGAGGGTTTTTGGCTGAGTGAATGGTAAAGGAGATGCTATTCATTGAGGTAAGGAAGCTTGGGAgaaatatatgtaattatttttttatgagaatagtctgttttatttgacattttctaGGACTGGAGAATTTCTAAGTTTgaatatttctaatttaaatatagGCCTAAATAGTAGGCCTTAATAAGATGTAATGTGTATGGTGTTTATGTTATAgttatcgggacttccctggtggttcattggttaagactccacgcttccactgcagggagcacaggttcgatccctggttggggaactaaggtcccccATGCcttgtggtgtggccaaaaaaaaaaagtacagctaTCATTGAAAAGGTGAATGAAAATAGATACATGAgggtcaaaaaaaagaaatatgtgtaattttaatttttggaggataTGGCTTATGTTTAGTGATGATAAGTTCTATTTTAGACATCCTGGGGGGAGATGTGGAACTGGCAAAGAGAATGGGAAAGAGAAAGCCCCCAGCACAGGTCCATTCTTGCTGTTTTGTTCGTTGAGCTtttgcatatgattttttttaacatctttattggagtataattgctttacaatggtgtgttagtttctgctttataacaaagtgaatcagctatacatatacatgtatccccatatctcttccctcttgcgtctccctcccactgtccctaCTGCATATGATTTTGTTTGCAGAGAATGTTGTGctgggagagagaaagacggAAAGAGCGGGCGTGCATGCCAGTGTACTAAAGGACCTTAATCATCCCTTGCAGTATTAAGGTTCCCAAGTTAAATCGCGTGGATTCTTTTCTATAGATTTCCACCAGGGGGTAGTGGTGTATCAAATTCAGATAAATTGGTACATTGGAAAATTTAGAAAtggttagaaataaaaattggatACCAGGTGTGTGGAGTTTATATGCCCCAAATGCAATTGTTTTGAATTCTGTTTAAAGTATTTGAGAAATGTACAAGCTCAGATAGACTGAAAATACACACATCCatccacacactcacacatgcactCACTACATATGACCAGTGAGAAATAATATGTTATGACAAATGGCATTTTGAAGAGGgggaatacattttttaatggttaaaaatgaaaatcttcaGAATAGGTGTATTTCAGTCATTGTTACAGCAGTTTTAAGTGTACTCAGTTGTTCCTTA containing:
- the DDO gene encoding D-aspartate oxidase isoform X2 translates to MGTVRIATVGAGVMGLSTAVCISKLVPRCSITVISEQFTPETTSDVAAGMLIPPVYPDTPIHKQKQWFKETFDHLFAIANSAEAEDAGVLLVSGWQIFRSIPTEEVPFWADVVLGFRKMTEDELKKFPQHVFGQAFTTLKCEGPVYLPWLEKRLKGSGGLILTRRIEDLWELHPSFDIVVNCSGLGSRQLAGDPKIFPVRGQVLKVQAPWVKHFIRDGSGLTYIYPGISNVTLGGTRQKGDWNLSPDAEISKGILSRCCALEPSLHGACDIREKVGLRPTRPGVRLEKELLAQGSWRLPVVHHYGHGSGGIAMHWGTALEAARLVSECAQALRTPAPKSKL
- the DDO gene encoding D-aspartate oxidase isoform X1 yields the protein MRKMRLLLDGTCWKLDRFTPYLPRLQISWRNPRFVARQRVCKPGREARAAKHGPASRGSAELQLHGRDEVSRSFLQDTPIHKQKQWFKETFDHLFAIANSAEAEDAGVLLVSGWQIFRSIPTEEVPFWADVVLGFRKMTEDELKKFPQHVFGQAFTTLKCEGPVYLPWLEKRLKGSGGLILTRRIEDLWELHPSFDIVVNCSGLGSRQLAGDPKIFPVRGQVLKVQAPWVKHFIRDGSGLTYIYPGISNVTLGGTRQKGDWNLSPDAEISKGILSRCCALEPSLHGACDIREKVGLRPTRPGVRLEKELLAQGSWRLPVVHHYGHGSGGIAMHWGTALEAARLVSECAQALRTPAPKSKL
- the DDO gene encoding D-aspartate oxidase isoform X3; protein product: MTEDELKKFPQHVFGQAFTTLKCEGPVYLPWLEKRLKGSGGLILTRRIEDLWELHPSFDIVVNCSGLGSRQLAGDPKIFPVRGQVLKVQAPWVKHFIRDGSGLTYIYPGISNVTLGGTRQKGDWNLSPDAEISKGILSRCCALEPSLHGACDIREKVGLRPTRPGVRLEKELLAQGSWRLPVVHHYGHGSGGIAMHWGTALEAARLVSECAQALRTPAPKSKL